The following are from one region of the Streptomyces sp. NBC_01264 genome:
- a CDS encoding DUF2637 domain-containing protein has product MAAQNGRKQNRRGVTAATKAASPGTAPGMAEARATADGIIAEAEKLAGARVAEAVKEAEAAVGELLDEAQKTADSLQSDAEKSAEQVRNSTQESAHELLAEARRHSEELLQASRTDAEKLSAEAAEAAAELRERREAEAGGLVAEATAKAEQLLAAAAQRAEEVRAQAQTSADDLLDEAQRQAVAVLGEARAKADQIRADAEGALASGRADAQKIRAEADAEADRARRAGTADRDRAQSEAASVRAETEQLRQHAEGTARALRKQAEETADRIRLAVTDEIALLRRDVAEEAEHTRRAAADEAGRLRTGARTAVAESEKLAEHVVVQAREEAAGILARAENQARELTAQAETAMQDARAARVQANADADTLRKEAAQDRDLAAEELERALSPTLRKLEKRNLRDDDAERRRVRKRKEKDDLAEQRRTSRAQRKAGRPTVVDRVQKFFRDNARRLMVVGPISAPMAVAWSSQTSYAMDAFGWWLIAALGFAAAWELTTTFTAWMYHQSRSQGDSGLIYRFMTWVFAAGAAAMNYAHHCGPDGRPTQAAVAFATMSIVGMILWELYASLLHREHARAEGRVAKARPRIGLIRWVRYPRQSWTAWSLTINNQALDTLEKAWEAADRSLAQAGMIRHASGLNPLRRAVAALIGVGQWVPVRSLPPVPRTWRVLPVSGAASPSGIPAYAVLERVSVSAEILETETRAALPIGETLRSHETCETGSHARTADETGTIETRETGSRETAETGSHGSRTSTETGETGSGETRRDRSHGSRDADRTRSRRAGDGGSPREMSAGQVSPLRDKPSEVQRLLDVMWARGDGLAVQLGSKSQPGEAEEITGCPRSTAGKRLAEARALFAAGHRTYSETETRATGTDG; this is encoded by the coding sequence ATGGCCGCACAGAACGGCCGCAAGCAGAACCGCCGCGGTGTCACCGCCGCGACGAAAGCCGCCTCTCCCGGGACCGCGCCAGGGATGGCCGAGGCCCGCGCGACGGCGGACGGCATCATCGCGGAGGCGGAGAAGCTGGCCGGCGCCCGAGTTGCCGAAGCCGTCAAGGAGGCCGAAGCGGCCGTCGGGGAACTCCTCGACGAGGCGCAGAAGACCGCCGACAGCCTCCAGAGCGATGCGGAGAAGTCCGCCGAGCAGGTACGCAACAGCACCCAGGAGAGTGCGCACGAGCTGCTCGCCGAGGCCCGCAGGCACTCCGAAGAGCTCCTGCAGGCCAGCCGCACGGACGCCGAGAAGCTGAGCGCCGAGGCCGCCGAGGCCGCCGCGGAGCTCCGCGAGCGGCGCGAGGCTGAGGCCGGGGGGCTCGTCGCCGAGGCGACCGCGAAAGCGGAGCAGCTCCTCGCCGCGGCCGCACAGCGTGCCGAGGAGGTGCGCGCACAGGCGCAGACCTCGGCGGACGACCTGCTCGACGAGGCGCAGCGTCAGGCTGTAGCCGTCCTGGGCGAGGCCCGGGCGAAGGCGGACCAGATCCGCGCCGACGCGGAGGGCGCGCTGGCCAGCGGCCGCGCTGACGCGCAGAAGATCCGTGCGGAGGCCGATGCTGAGGCCGACCGCGCCCGCCGTGCCGGAACTGCCGACCGCGACCGGGCCCAGAGCGAGGCCGCCTCCGTACGCGCCGAGACGGAACAGCTTCGCCAGCATGCCGAGGGGACAGCCCGGGCGCTTCGCAAGCAGGCAGAGGAGACCGCAGACCGGATCCGGCTGGCCGTGACGGACGAGATCGCCCTGCTGCGCAGGGACGTGGCCGAGGAGGCCGAACACACCCGCCGAGCGGCCGCCGATGAGGCAGGCCGTCTGCGCACCGGTGCCCGTACCGCGGTCGCTGAGTCGGAGAAGCTCGCCGAGCACGTGGTCGTCCAGGCCCGAGAGGAGGCCGCCGGCATTCTCGCCCGGGCGGAGAACCAGGCGCGCGAACTGACTGCGCAGGCCGAGACCGCCATGCAGGACGCCAGGGCCGCCCGGGTCCAGGCGAACGCCGACGCCGACACCTTGCGAAAGGAGGCCGCTCAGGACCGGGATCTGGCCGCCGAGGAACTGGAGCGGGCTCTGTCCCCGACGCTTCGGAAACTGGAGAAGCGGAACCTCCGGGACGACGACGCCGAGCGCCGTCGGGTCAGGAAGCGGAAGGAGAAGGACGACCTGGCGGAGCAGCGTCGTACGAGCCGGGCGCAGCGCAAGGCCGGCCGCCCCACCGTCGTCGACCGGGTGCAGAAGTTCTTCCGGGACAACGCCCGGCGCCTCATGGTCGTCGGGCCGATCAGTGCCCCGATGGCCGTCGCGTGGAGCTCGCAGACCAGCTACGCCATGGACGCCTTCGGCTGGTGGCTGATCGCCGCTCTCGGCTTCGCCGCTGCTTGGGAGCTGACCACCACGTTCACGGCGTGGATGTACCACCAGTCCCGATCCCAGGGCGACAGCGGTCTCATCTACCGCTTCATGACCTGGGTGTTCGCAGCCGGCGCCGCAGCAATGAACTACGCCCACCACTGCGGTCCGGACGGTCGGCCCACTCAGGCCGCAGTCGCCTTCGCGACCATGTCGATCGTCGGCATGATCCTTTGGGAGCTGTACGCGTCCCTGCTTCACCGCGAACATGCCCGGGCCGAGGGCCGGGTCGCGAAGGCCCGTCCGCGTATCGGGCTCATCCGCTGGGTGCGCTACCCCCGACAGTCCTGGACGGCATGGTCCTTGACCATCAACAACCAGGCACTGGACACGCTGGAGAAGGCGTGGGAGGCGGCCGACCGGAGCCTGGCCCAGGCCGGCATGATCCGACACGCCTCGGGGCTGAACCCCCTGCGCCGGGCCGTCGCCGCGCTCATCGGTGTTGGCCAGTGGGTCCCCGTCCGCAGTCTCCCCCCAGTCCCGCGGACCTGGCGGGTACTCCCGGTTTCCGGGGCGGCAAGCCCTAGCGGGATCCCGGCCTATGCAGTCCTGGAGCGGGTCTCGGTCTCCGCCGAGATCCTTGAAACCGAGACCCGGGCGGCCTTGCCGATCGGCGAGACCCTCCGGTCTCACGAGACCTGCGAGACCGGGTCTCACGCCCGTACCGCCGACGAGACCGGGACCATCGAGACCCGTGAGACCGGGTCTCGTGAGACCGCCGAGACCGGGTCTCACGGGTCTCGTACGAGCACGGAGACCGGCGAGACCGGATCCGGTGAGACCCGTCGAGACCGGTCTCACGGGTCTCGCGATGCCGACCGCACCCGGTCTCGCCGGGCAGGAGACGGCGGGTCTCCGCGCGAGATGTCCGCTGGCCAGGTCTCGCCACTGCGAGACAAGCCCTCTGAGGTCCAGAGACTGCTGGACGTCATGTGGGCACGCGGTGACGGCCTCGCCGTACAGCTCGGGTCCAAGTCTCAGCCTGGGGAGGCCGAGGAGATCACTGGCTGCCCGCGGTCCACGGCAGGTAAGCGCCTGGCGGAAGCCCGCGCGCTCTTCGCGGCTGGCCACCGCACGTACAGCGAGACCGAGACCCGGGCCACCGGGACCGACGGCTGA